In a single window of the Oscarella lobularis chromosome 4, ooOscLobu1.1, whole genome shotgun sequence genome:
- the LOC136186376 gene encoding uncharacterized protein has protein sequence MLLLLFAVLSVQTAAVQLDASALCDGGDLLTKIRDLVPQWTTFCEVMDRTQLQITYVDNVLTIKVGATSGSSLSDLLPSTGISFLDDGKRIDIYSLVFNFNDPWSLTVKTRPYPNIEIVSGFLSVEGSTIDLTVGKGSGAIPLSLSSIDVSGEWVIGTERVSVTFKGADNVFLLSGKPTDGEISVGSFIGTLGQQLLPSGAEAALKQAGFNSFSLQNVAMTGSYDRTNNNFAFCFTGTPTISGWGQYRMHLLYHRYNGGAKQAVTLGVDFGSFQLSNLIKTVSGLDVSSVPLLGTVTVPDLGLLVSTADVSPNLLPDCVEGILKNTEPYPKGLSMVAQFQIASGVNPIKFLIKITPDAGVSLQKLDDSLSFTVTNVARGLGISVDSLPLPPGISNLLNAAVSSLDYDKTKGLLSARVSWGNQLVLIPGFLSIIDPYVDIVVKTTTPKKVQINAHGQWSIGSTSFSVAVEPKGDTSQGFVLTGCGSSFNIGDILATVGATFLPSGISIGFLRDFTIANPCVRIPVGQAIATSELFLSGEPRFGEVGGVTLNFVSKKINGQASAALGLDFANTGFADLLQKLTGVSISSVKLFDQGLKLGVIVSNADFLGTKFQGQTLSTLQIKKGLTLVGVFTLPSCGSDVICKFLEPIVGSASLQLTANFAKLSDFTVTAALANIPLGSGMTLQSAGLELAISSTTAPSVGIVCNLLVHDPLLLFEGSFNARPTGELEASLKMTGLWKQAFGIEWLTIGNLILSIKFIPGATPTAFEIGGEVAIGNPGKELKGAVYVGVDTTDPSKNYFFGSISELTINTLMIAFGIQTNLPRPLRELGFVEGVEVSYASLEKTVPGRTIPSGFKMKGTVNFLGFRIFADIHVSLGAFLKLDLAMSPLNLAGGIFKMYAHSSQKSRGPYLKADIDVSTSPPKVLIEASGSIELFSFIRMGATLVITDTEYIMEIKTPFFGVFQAYLKVRASYGSLQAASFSVYGELSTAWLDDLVKKVQGIIKKGADDATKKIADAQAEVDRAQRPLNSAQRDLTNAQNDVNRLCSIKRCSRLCIGCPSWDSCCTRVWGACIGCPGWNGCCTRIDDPLCVVANTACRALRGTAFAALEVAKVGVEAAKGPLIAAKAVLEGVKQTVKAGAAAASWIVANALTGLIHIRKISFNVGIHAVEGGRFGGAIEVSFLKRSYVRFSFSLRLRSPLDMAKDLADRVWSTISGRRRRDVEASLKSAFPEHVERLINPYRPGSYQPVKSRRARDGLPAMEPFSALTLQNDDPAKEAPDSDELKRNLKKELASVIAKGDEGRPHINATNQKFDRQPAESSGERCAFFQDRLEFLSDVVSALDGVYVGLEQEMKPFASQKANMGNCSFLSEYEEKGKKIENDFKLKDHSGEKDIQERIKIEHDKLVEARQICEDVTAVYWKNRDVLIEQNSRGLRNVMNEIEQLTKSTFGKTLRAFVNDLCDSLHSILENDSHEETRRLPDLVAGVCSVSNHTVIMH, from the exons ATGTTGTTACTACTGTTTGCCGTTCTCAGCGTTCAGACTGCCGCTGTTCAGTTGGACGCCTCAGCTCTTTGTGATGGGGGCGACCTGCTCACCAAGATCAGAGACCTCGTGCCTCAGTGGACGACGTTCTGCGAAGTCATGGATCGAACTCAACTTCAAATCACCTACGTCGATAATGTTCTCACAATCAAAGTGGGAGCGACAAGCggttcgtcgctttcggatCTGCTTCCGAGCACCGGAATCTCGTTTCTGGACGATGGAAAAAGAATCGACATCTACTCGCTCGTCTTCAACTTCAACGATCCGTGGTCATTGACGGTGAAGACTCGTCCCTATCCTAACATCGAAATCGTCAGCGGCTTTCTCAGCGTTGAAGGATCGACCATTGACTTGACCGTGGGAAAAGGCAGCGGTGCAATCCCTCTAAGTCTTAGCAGCATTGACGTCAGCGGCGAGTGGGTGATTGGCACTGAACGAGTTTCAGTGACTTTCAAGGGTGCCGATAATGTGTTTTTGTTGTCTGGAAAGCCAACAGACGGCGAGATCAGCGTCGGATCTTTCATTGGAACGCTTGGCCAACAACTTCTTCCCTCCGGAGCGGAAGCCGCACTTAAGCAAGCCGGTTTCAACAGCTTTAGCTTGCAAAATGTTGCAATGACAGGATCTTATGATCGTACAAACAACAACTTCGCTTTCTGCTTTACCGGTACACCGACCATATCCGGTTGGGGACAGTATCGCATGCACTTGCTCTATCATCGCTACAATGGAGGAGCGAAACAAGCTGTGACGCTGGGCGTCGACTTCGGTTCATTCCAACTATCAAATCTCATAAAGACGGTGTCGGGCTTAGACGTTTCAAGCGTTCCACTTCTCGGAACCGTTACCGTTCCCGACTTGGGTCTTCTCGTCTCAACGGCCGATGTGTCGCCGAACTTGTTACCAGATTGCGTCGAGGGCATTCTCAAAAACACGGAACCGTATCCAAAAGGCTTGTCCATGGTAGCCCAATTCCAGATTGCGTCAGGCGTCAATCCCATCAAGTTCCTGATCAAAATCACTCCGGACGCGGGAGTTTCTCTGCAGAAATTAGACGACAGTCTTTCCTTTACAGTTACAAATGTAGCTCGCGGTTTGGGCATATCCGTCGACTCGCTACCACTTCCACCGGGCATCAGCAATCTTCTGAACGCAGCCGTTAGCTCATTGGACTACGACAAGACAAAGGGTCTTTTGTCTGCCAGGGTAAGCTGGGGCAACCAGCTTGTACTGATTCCGGGTTTCCTGAGCATCATTGATCCGTACGTTGACATAGTCGTAAAGACAACGACTCCCAAGAAAGTTCAAATAAACGCTCACGGTCAATGGTCAATTGGATCGACATCGTTCAGCGTCGCTGTCGAGCCCAAAGGAGATACGAGTCAAGGATTCGTTCTCACGGGCTGCGGCAGCTCGTTCAATATAGGCGATATACTCGCGACGGTCGGCGCCACGTTTCTGCCGTCTGGAATAAGCATAGGCTTCCTGCGCGACTTCACAATCGCCAATCCGTGCGTCCGCATTCCCGTCGGACAAGCAATCGCAACGAGCGAGCTTTTCTTATCCGGAGAGCCGCGCTTTGGAGAAGTCGGCGGAGTGACGCTGAATTTCGTGTCAAAGAAAATAAACGGACAAGCGTCGGCTGCTCTGGGCCTTGACTTCGCCAACACCGGTTTCGCCGATTTGCTGCAGAAACTGACCGGAGTATCGATATCGAGCGTGAAGCTTTTTGATCAAGGTCTGAAATTGGGTGTCATCGTGTCCAACGCAGATTTTCTCGGAACAAAATTTCAAGGCCAGACTCTTAGTACATTACAAATCAAAAAAGGACTCACGTTGGTCGGCGTCTTTACGTTACCTTCATGTGGAAGCGACGTCATATGCAAGTTCCTCGAACCGATTGTCGGTAGCGCGAGTCTCCAATTGACGGCGAATTTCGCTAAGCTTAGCGATTTCACTGTGACGGCCGCTCTGGCGAACATCCCACTTGGAAGTGGTATGACTCTCCAATCGGCCGGACTCGAGCTCGCTatatcgtcgacgacggcgccgtctGTGGGAATCGTGTGCAACTTACTCGTTCAcgatcctcttcttctttttgaggGCTCATTCAACGCGAGACCGACCGGCGAATTGGAAGCGTCGCTCAAGATGACCGGTCTCTGGAAGCAGGCATTCGGAATTGAATGGCTGACGATCGGAAATTTGATTCTGTCTATTAAATTCATTCCGggcgcgacgccgacggcgttcgaAATCGGCGGCGAAGTAGCAATAGGAAATCCGGGAAAAGAACTCAAAGGAGCCGTCtacgtcggcgtcgataCAACGGACCCATCAAAGAACTATTTCTTCGGTTCGATCAGCGAATTGACGATTAACACTCTTATGATCGCTTTCGGAATTCAGACGAACCTACCGCGTCCTCTGCGCGAGCTTGGTTTTGTCGAGGGAGTAGAGGTGTCTTATGCGTCGTTGGAGAAGACTGTTCCGGGACGCACTATACCGTCCGGCttcaaaatgaaaggaaCGGTGAACTTCTTGGGTTTTCGAATCTTCGCCGACATTCACGTGTCTCTCGGCGCGTTTCTGAAACTTGACTTGGCAATGAGTCCGTTGAATCTCGCCGGTGGAATCTTCAAAATGTACGCGCATTCGTCACAGAAATCGCGCGGTCCTTACTTGAAGGCCGATATCGACGTCAGTACGAGTCCTCCGAAAGTTCTCATCGAAGCGAGCGGGTCCATCGAGCTATTTAGTTTTATTAGAATGGGCGCTACGCTGGTGATTACCGATACGGAGTACATCATGGAAATAAAGACTCCTTTTTTCGGCGTCTTTCAGGCGTACTTGAAAGTTCGAGCCAGTTACGGCTCTCTCCAGGCGGCATCATTTAGCGTATACGGCGAATTGTCCACAGCGTGGTTGGATGATCTTGTGAAGAAAGTGCAGGGTATCATAAAGAAGGgtgccgacgacgcgacgaagaaaatagcGGATGCTCAGGCCGAAGTAGACCGAGCGCAACGCCCTCTCAATAGTGCTCAACGCGATTTGACCAACGCTCAGAACGACGTGAATAGACTGTGTTCTATCAAGCGCTGCAGTCGCC TTTGCATTGGATGTCCATCGTGGGACAGTTGTTGTACGAGAGTGTGGGGAGCTTGCATTGGATGCCCCGGTTGGAATGGTTGTTGCACTCGCATCGACGATCCACTCTGCGTCGTTGCGAACACCGCTTGTCGAGCATTGCGCGGCACGGCTTTCGCAGCGTTGGAAGTTGCTAAAGTGGGTGTGGAAGCAGCGAAAGGGCCGCTCATTGCAGCCAAAGCCGTTCTCGAAGGCGTCAAACAGACGGTAAAGGCAGGCGCGGCGGCCGCAAGTTGGATAGTCGCGAACGCTTTGACGGGCTTGATTCATATTCGTAAAATCAGTTTCAATGTCGGCATTCACGCCGTGGAAGGGGGACGATTTGGAGGAGCCATCGAAGTATCGTTCCTCAAACGTTCTTAtgttcgcttttcgttcaGTCTTCGATTGCGGTCGCCTCTTGATATGGCAAAGGATCTTGCTGATCGAGTGTGGTCGACGATTTCgggtcgccgacgacgcgacgtgGAAGCGAGCTTGAAGTCGGCTTTCCCCGAACACGTCGAACGATTGATTAATCCTTACAGGCCGGGTTCGTACCAACCTGTGAAAAGCAGACGCGCTCGAGATGGACTACCGGCAATGGAACCGTTTAGCGCTCTTACTCTTCAAAATGATGATCCTGCAAAAGAAGCGCCAGACAGCGATGAACTCAAACGTAATTTGAAGAAGGAGCTTGCCAGCGTTATTGCCAAAGGTGACGAAGGAAGACCACACATTAACGCTACAAACCAGAAGTTTGATCGACAACCAGCAG AAAGCAGTGGCGAACGTTGTGCGTTCTTTCAAGACCGCTTGGAGTTTCTCTCTGATGTCGTTTCCGCCTTGGATGGCGTTTACGTTGGTCTTGAACAGGAAATGAAACCTTTTGCGTCTCAGAAGGCAAATATGGGAAACTGCTCTTTCCTCAGCGAatatgaagaaaaaggaaaaaaaatagaaaacgacTTCAAGTTGAAAGATCACTCGGGAGAAAAAGACATTCAAGAAAGAATTAAAA TCGAACATGACAAATTGGTTGAAGCTCGCCAAATATGCGAAG ATGTTACAGCCGTGTATTGGAAGAATCGTGATGTCTTGATCGAGCAAAATTCGAGGGGCTTACGAAACGTCATGAACGAAATCGAACAGTTGACGAAGAGCACGTTCGGAAAAACTCTAAGGGCGTTCGTCAACGACCTGTGCGATTCGTTGCATTCCATCCTTGAAAACGACTCGCACGAAGAAACTCGTCGCTTGCCTGATCTGGTGGCCGGGGTCTGTTCGGTAAGCAATCATACAGTGATCATGCACTGA
- the LOC136186375 gene encoding uncharacterized protein, whose translation MLLLLFAVLGVQTAAQFDAAPFDAAALCDGGDLLTKIRDLVPQWTTFCQVMDRTQLQITYVNNVLTIKVGATSGSSLSDLLPSTGISFLDDGKRIDIHSLVFNFNTPWSLTVKTRPYPNIEIVSGFLSVNGSTIDLTVGKGSGAIPISLSSIDVRGDWVVGTQRVSLIFRGSDNVFSLLGKPIGGQISVGSFIGTLGQQLLPSGAEAALKQAGFDSFSLQNVAMTGSYDRSKNNFAFCFTGTPTISGWGQYRMHLLYHRYNGGAKQAVTLGVDFGSFQLSNLIKTVSGLDVSSVPLLGTVTVPDLGLLVSTADVSPNLLPDCVEGILKNTEPYPKGLSMVAQFQIASGVNPIKFLIKITPDAGISLQKLDDSLSFTVTNVARGLGISVDSLPLPPGISNLLNAAVSSLDYDKTKGLLSARVSWGNQLVLIPGFLSIIDPYVDIVVKTTTPKKVQINAHGQWSIGSTSFSVAIEPKEDTSQGFVLTGCGSLFNIGDILATVGATFLPSGISIGFLSNFVIANPCVRIPVGQAIATSELFLSGEPRFGEVGGVTLNFVSKKINGQASAALGLDFANTGFADLLQKLTGKSISSVKLFDQGLKLGVIVSNADFLGTKFQGQTLSTLQIKKGLTLVGVFTLPSCGSDVICKFLEPIVGSASLQLTANFAKLSDFTVTAALANIPLGSGMTLQSAGLELAISSTTAPSVGIVCNLLVHDPLLLFEGSFNARPTGELEASLKMTGLWKQAFGIEWLTIGNLILSIKFIPGATPTAFEIGGEVAIGNPGKELKGAVYVGVDTTDPSKNYFFGSVSELTINSLMIAFGIQANLPRPLRELGFVNGVEVSYALLEKSIPGRTIPAGFKMKGTVNFLGFRIHTDIHVSLGAFLKLDLAMSPLNLAGGIFKMYAHSSQKSRGPYLKADIDVSTSPPKVLIEASGSIELFSFIRMGATLVITDTEYIMEIKTPFFGVFQAYLKVRASYGSLQAASFSVYGVLSTEWMKDLVSKVQAIVKNVADDATKKIGDAQAEVNRAQRTLDSARHDLTNAQNKVNGLCTIKTCNRLCVGCPGWDGCCRRVWGGCVGCPRWNSCCTRVDDPVCVSANTACRALRGTAFAALEVAKAAVRAAEGPLITAKTALEGVKRTVKAGAAAASWIAGNSLTGVIQIRKIDFNVGIHVVEGGQFGGAIEVSFLRRSYRRISFSLRLRSPLDMAKDLADKVWSELSGRRRRDVKASLKSAFPEHVERLVMPYRPGSYEPVKSRRVRDGLPAMEPFSALALQNEDPTKEAPDSDEPKRNLKKELDSVIAKGDEGRPHVNNTNRKFDRQPISEPESNDKRCAFFQDRLEFLSDVVSALDSVYVGLEQEMKPFASQKANMGNCSFLSEYEEKGKKIENDFKLKDHSGEKDIQERIKIEHDKLAEARQICEDVTAVYWKNRDVLIDQNSRGLRNVMNEIEQLTKSTFGKTLRTFVNDLCDSLHSMLENDSQESRRLPDLVAGICSHFGYHGGEDVGDQTVIKSRSTIAAIKIQLEQIRKLELSALSGCRD comes from the exons ATGCTGTTACTACTGTTTGCTGTTCTCGGCGTTCAGACAGCTGCTCAGTTTGACGCTGCTCCGTTTGACGCTGCAGCTCTTTGCGATGGGGGCGACCTGCTCACCAAGATCAGAGACCTCGTGCCTCAGTGGACGACGTTCTGCCAAGTGATGGATCGCACTCAACTTCAAATCACCTACGTCAATAATGTTCTCACAATCAAAGTGGGAGCGACAAGCggttcgtcgctttcggatCTGCTTCCGAGCACGGGAATCTCGTTTCTGGACGATGGAAAAAGAATCGACATCCACTCGCTCGTCTTCAACTTCAACACTCCGTGGTCATTGACGGTGAAGACTCGTCCCTATCCTAACATCGAAATCGTCAGCGGCTTTCTCAGCGTCAACGGATCAACCATCGACTTGACCGTGGGAAAAGGCAGCGGTGCAATCCCTATAAGTCTTAGCAGCATTGACGTCAGAGGCGATTGGGTAGTCGGCACTCAAAGAGTTTCGTTGATTTTCAGGGGTTCCGATAATGTATTTTCGTTGTTGGGGAAGCCAATAGGCGGCCAGATCAGCGTCGGATCTTTCATAGGAACGCTTGGCCAACAACTTCTTCCCTCCGGAGCGGAAGCCGCACTTAAGCAAGCTGGTTTCGACAGCTTTAGCCTGCAAAACGTCGCAATGACAGGATCCTATGATCGttcgaaaaacaatttcgctTTCTGTTTTACCGGTACACCGACCATATCCGGCTGGGGACAGTATCGCATGCACTTGCTCTATCATCGCTACAATGGAGGAGCGAAACAAGCTGTGACGCTGGGCGTTGACTTCGGTTCATTCCAACTATCAAATCTCATAAAGACGGTGTCAGGCTTAGACGTTTCGAGCGTTCCACTTCTCGGAACCGTTACCGTTCCTGACTTGGGTCTTCTCGTCTCAACGGCCGATGTGTCGCCGAACTTGTTACCAGATTGCGTCGAGGGCATTCTGAAAAACACGGAACCGTATCCAAAAGGCTTGTCCATGGTAGCCCAATTCCAGATTGCGTCAGGCGTCAATCCCATCAAGTTCCTGATCAAAATCACTCCGGACGCGGGAATTTCTCTGCAGAAATTAGACGACAGTCTTTCCTTTACCGTTACGAATGTAGCTCGCGGTTTGGGCATATCCGTCGACTCGCTACCACTTCCACCGGGCATCAGCAATCTTCTGAACGCAGCCGTTAGCTCATTGGACTACGACAAGACAAAGGGTCTTTTGTCTGCCAGGGTAAGCTGGGGCAACCAGCTTGTACTGATTCCGGGTTTCCTGAGCATCATTGATCCGTACGTTGACATAGTCGTAAAGACAACGACTCCCAAGAAAGTTCAAATAAATGCCCACGGTCAATGGTCAATTGGATCGACATCGTTCAGCGTCGCTATCGAGCCCAAAGAAGATACGAGTCAAGGATTCGTTCTTACGGGCTGCGGCAGCTTGTTCAATATAGGCGACATACTCGCGACGGTCGGCGCCACGTTTCTGCCGTCTGGAATAAGCATAGGCTTCCTGAGCAACTTCGTAATCGCCAATCCGTGCGTCCGCATTCCCGTCGGACAAGCAATCGCAACGAGCGAGCTCTTCTTATCCGGAGAGCCGCGCTTTGGAGAAGTCGGCGGAGTGACGCTGAATTTCGTGTCAAAGAAAATAAACGGACAAGCGTCGGCTGCTCTGGGCCTTGACTTCGCCAACACCGGTTTCGCCGATTTGCTGCAGAAACTGACCGGAAAATCGATATCGAGCGTGAAGCTTTTTGATCAAGGTCTGAAATTGGGTGTCATCGTGTCCAACGCAGATTTTCTCGGAACAAAATTTCAAGGCCAGACTCTTAGTACATTACAAATCAAAAAAGGACTCACGTTGGTCGGCGTCTTTACGTTACCTTCATGTGGAAGCGACGTCATATGCAAGTTCCTCGAACCGATTGTCGGTAGCGCGAGTCTCCAATTGACGGCGAATTTCGCTAAGCTTAGCGATTTCACTGTGACGGCCGCTCTGGCGAACATCCCACTTGGAAGTGGTATGACTCTCCAATCGGCCGGACTCGAGCTCGCTatatcgtcgacgacggcgccgtctGTGGGAATCGTGTGCAACTTACTCGTTCAcgatcctcttcttctttttgaggGCTCATTCAACGCGAGACCGACCGGCGAATTGGAAGCGTCGCTCAAGATGACCGGTCTCTGGAAGCAGGCATTCGGAATTGAATGGCTGACGATCGGAAATTTGATTCTGTCTATTAAATTCATTCCGggcgcgacgccgacggcgttcgaAATCGGCGGCGAAGTAGCAATAGGAAATCCGGGAAAAGAACTCAAAGGAGCCGTCtacgtcggcgtcgataCAACGGACCCATCAAAGAACTATTTCTTCGGTTCGGTCAGCGAATTGACGATTAACAGTCTCATGATCGCTTTCGGGATTCAGGCGAATCTTCCGCGTCCGCTGCGCGAGCTTGGTTTCGTCAATGGAGTCGAAGTGTCTTATGCGTTGTTGGAGAAGTCTATACCGGGACGCACTATACCGGCCGGCTTCAAAATGAAGGGAACAGTGAACTTCTTGGGTTTTCGAATTCACACCGACATTCACGTGTCTCTCGGCGCGTTTCTGAAACTTGACTTGGCAATGAGTCCGTTGAATCTCGCCGGTGGAATCTTCAAAATGTACGCGCATTCGTCACAGAAATCGCGCGGTCCTTACTTGAAGGCCGATATCGACGTCAGTACGAGTCCTCCGAAAGTTCTCATTGAAGCGAGCGGGTCCATCGAGCTATTTAGTTTTATTAGAATGGGCGCTACGCTGGTGATTACCGATACAGAGTACATCATGGAAATAAAGACTCCCTTTTTCGGCGTCTTTCAGGCGTACTTGAAAGTTCGAGCCAGTTACGGCTCTCTCCAGGCAGCATCTTTTAGCGTATACGGCGTATTGTCCACGGAGTGGATGAAGGATCTTGTGAGCAAAGTGCAGGCTATAGTAAAGAACGTTGctgacgacgcgacgaagaagattGGAGATGCTCAGGCCGAAGTAAACCGAGCGCAACGCACTCTCGATAGTGCTAGACACGATTTGACCAACGCTCAGAACAAAGTCAATGGCCTGTGTACGATCAAGACCTGCAATCGCC TTTGCGTTGGATGCCCGGGATGGGACGGTTGTTGTCGAAGAGTGTGGGGAGGTTGCGTTGGATGCCCCcgatggaacagttgttGCACTCGCGTGGATGATCCAGTCTGCGTCAGTGCGAATACCGCCTGTCGAGCATTGCGCGGCACGGCCTTCGCAGCGTTGGAAGTCGCTAAAGCGGCCGTGAGAGCAGCGGAAGGACCTCTAATTACAGCCAAAACCGCTCTCGAGGGTGTCAAACGGACGGTAAAGGCAGGCGCGGCGGCCGCAAGTTGGATAGCCGGGAATTCTTTGACGGGCGTGATTCAAATTCGtaaaatcgatttcaacgTTGGCATTCACGTCGTGGAAGGGGGACAATTTGGAGGAGCCATCGAAGTATCGTTCCTCAGACGTTCTTATCGACGCATTTCATTCAGTCTTCGACTGCGGTCGCCTCTTGATATGGCCAAGGATCTTGCTGATAAAGTGTGGTCGGAGCTTTCgggtcgacgacgacgcgacgtgAAAGCGAGCTTGAAGTCGGCTTTCCCCGAACACGTCGAACGATTGGTAATGCCTTACAGGCCCGGTTCGTACGAACCGGTGAAAAGCAGACGCGTTCGAGATGGACTACCGGCAATGGAACCGTTTAGCGCTCTTGCGCTTCAAAATGAGGATCCTACAAAAGAAGCGCCAGACAGCGACGAACCCAAACGTAATTTGAAGAAGGAACTAGACAGCGTTATCGCCAAAGGGGACGAAGGAAGACCACACGTTAACAATACAAACCGAAAATTTGATCGACAACCAATCTCTGAACCAG aaagCAATGACAAACGTTGTGCGTTCTTTCAAGACCGCTTGGAGTTTCTctctgacgtcgtttccgccTTGGATAGCGTTTACGTTGGTCTTGAACAGGAAATGAAACCTTTTGCGTCTCAGAAGGCAAATATGGGAAACTGCTCTTTCCTCAGCGAatatgaagaaaaaggaaagaaaatagaaaacgacTTCAAGTTGAAAGATCACTCGGGAGAAAAAGACATTCAAGAAAGAATTAAAA tCGAACATGACAAATTGGCTGAAGCTCGCCAAATATGCGAAG ATGTTACAGCCGTGTATTGGAAGAATCGTGATGTCTTGATCGATCAAAATTCGAGGGGCTTACGAAACGTCATGAACGAAATCGAACAGTTGACGAAGAGCACGTTCGGAAAAACTCTAAGGACGTTCGTCAACGACCTGTGCGATTCATTGCATTCTATGCTTGAAAACGACTCGCAAGAATCTCGTCGCTTGCCCGATCTGGTGGCCGGTATCTGTTCG CACTTTGGATATCATggcggcgaagacgttggAGACCAAACCGTGATAAAGTCGCGTTCGACCATTGCAGCAATTAAAATTCAACTTGAGCAGATAAGGAAACTTGAATTATCTGCTTTGTCAGGCTGTCGTGACTAG
- the LOC136186392 gene encoding RAB6-interacting golgin-like: MAEDWQGFTDEDLNRLKGGEPKAGPLRQKTGRRVSSAASLKPKEEKIDLPTWDEAGSSSKPVAVVAASSVSQKEVEKEKTSTAERKIENDEKREEASELKLSEDPSVQLPRLELLQKQQKEIEEKNKKMEAALQKTINERYQKSQREAAVLKTVKTELNKLESILSTDVSILRNEIDKACRSYNDAKKRYDAAETEFVAAKVGLHKAADLKEQLMEHLCMIIQQSELRKAERLEELTRQLEPFEAEQDTES; encoded by the exons ATGGCAGAAGACTGGCAAGGATTCACAGACGAAGACTTGAACCGTCTGAAGGGAGGCGAACCGAAGGCGGGGCCCCTTCGCCAGAAAACAGGCCGTCGAGTTTCCTCAGCCGCCTCGCTGAagccaaaagaagaaaaaatcgatttacCAACGTGGGACGAGGCCGGCTCCAGTTCGAAGCCGGTAGCTGTAGTTGCGGCGAGCAGCGTATCCCAGAAGGAagtcgagaaggagaagacgtcAACGGCGGAGAGAAAGAtagagaacgacgaaaaacgggaGGAGGCGAGTGAGCTGAAGCTTTCCGAAGATCCTTCAGT GCAGCTACCGAGACTCGAATTGCTTCAGAAAcagcagaaagaaatcgaagagaagaacaagaagaTGGAGGCTGCCTTGCAGAAAACAATAAATGAAAG GTATCAGAAAAGTCAGCGTGAGGCGGCGGTTCTCAAAACGGTGAAAACCGAATTAAATAAGCTTGAAAGCATTCTATCAACGGACGTTTCAATTCTCCGAAATGAGATCGACAAGGCGTGTCGTTCATACAATGACGCAAAAAAGCGTTACGATGCAGCGGAAACCGAATTCGTTGCCGCCAAAGTGGGACTCCACAAGGCAGCAGATTTGAAGGAGCAGCTGATGGAGCACCTCTGCATGATCATACAGCAATCCGAACTGAGAAAGGCAGAACGTCTAGAGGAGCTTACGAGACAGCTAGAACCATTTGAAGCAGAA CAAGACACTGAATCCTAG